The proteins below are encoded in one region of Citrobacter enshiensis:
- a CDS encoding glycoside hydrolase family 1 protein, producing the protein MKSLPAGFLWGNSVSSMQTEGAWNEGGKGMSVYDIREPAEFASDWKVATDSYHRYEEDFDLMKDLGMNCYRFQISWSRVCPAGDGEFNEEGIAFYHRFIDALLARGIEPMICLYHFDMPLELAEKYNGLTSRRVMEAFIRYGKKMIDCYGDKVKWWLTFNEQNLYHMPDHGAFRRAGHLHGEQTLHDLYAIQHHVMMAHAHLTNYLHQEKPGKLMGGMLAHELVYPATCKPRDIFCAQQVDEFFNQNLLRVFAGEGYSPEVLALIEREGLRDIYLDEDLAVLAQTKNDFLAFSYYASKTLDSDAIPPGTAVNHYQLYGEKRNPYLQATEWDWQIDPLGFRTIITRYYNDWRLPVFPIENGIGVIESWDGETPVEDDYRIAYHRDHINAMKDAIFEDGAQVIGYLGWGLIDIPSSQGDMRKRYGVVYVNRDNHDLKDLRRVPKKSYAWLKRVIHSNGEEM; encoded by the coding sequence ATGAAATCATTACCAGCAGGATTTTTATGGGGAAACTCGGTTTCCAGCATGCAGACTGAAGGTGCATGGAATGAAGGAGGTAAAGGGATGTCGGTGTACGATATCCGGGAACCGGCTGAATTTGCTTCCGACTGGAAAGTCGCGACCGATTCATATCATCGTTATGAAGAAGATTTTGATCTGATGAAAGACCTCGGGATGAACTGCTATCGTTTTCAGATCTCCTGGAGCCGTGTATGCCCTGCCGGCGATGGCGAGTTCAACGAGGAAGGGATCGCGTTTTACCATCGTTTTATTGACGCACTGCTTGCTCGCGGTATTGAACCGATGATCTGCCTGTATCACTTTGATATGCCTCTGGAACTGGCTGAGAAGTACAACGGTTTGACTTCCCGCCGGGTGATGGAAGCCTTCATTCGCTACGGTAAAAAAATGATCGACTGCTACGGAGATAAAGTGAAATGGTGGCTGACCTTTAACGAACAAAATCTGTATCACATGCCCGATCACGGCGCTTTTCGCCGAGCCGGTCACCTGCATGGTGAGCAAACCCTCCATGATCTGTACGCTATTCAGCATCATGTCATGATGGCCCATGCGCATCTGACCAATTATTTGCACCAGGAAAAGCCAGGGAAACTGATGGGTGGGATGCTGGCGCATGAACTGGTCTATCCGGCAACCTGTAAGCCCCGCGACATTTTTTGCGCTCAGCAGGTGGACGAGTTCTTTAACCAGAATTTGTTACGCGTGTTTGCCGGGGAAGGCTACAGTCCGGAAGTCCTGGCGTTGATTGAACGCGAAGGCCTCCGCGACATTTACCTGGATGAAGACCTGGCGGTACTCGCGCAGACCAAAAATGACTTTCTTGCCTTCAGTTATTATGCCAGTAAAACCCTCGACAGCGACGCTATCCCACCGGGTACTGCCGTAAATCACTACCAGTTGTACGGTGAAAAGCGCAACCCATATCTGCAGGCGACCGAGTGGGACTGGCAGATTGATCCTCTGGGTTTTCGTACTATTATCACCCGTTATTATAACGACTGGCGTTTGCCGGTGTTCCCCATCGAAAATGGGATTGGCGTTATCGAATCCTGGGATGGTGAGACACCTGTCGAAGATGATTATCGTATTGCCTACCACCGCGATCATATCAATGCCATGAAGGACGCAATTTTTGAAGATGGTGCTCAGGTGATCGGTTATTTAGGTTGGGGTCTTATTGATATTCCAAGTTCGCAGGGCGACATGCGTAAGCGTTATGGTGTGGTTTATGTCAACCGTGATAACCACGACCTGAAAGATCTCAGACGCGTTCCTAAAAAGAGCTATGCATGGTTAAAAAGAGTGATCCACAGTAACGGCGAAGAGATGTGA
- the paaZ gene encoding phenylacetic acid degradation bifunctional protein PaaZ, which translates to MQQLASFLSGTWQSGRGRARTIHHAIHGEALWEVTSEGLDMAAARRYAIDKGGNALQAMTFIERAALLKAVAKHLLGEKETFYALSAQTGATRADSWVDIEGGIGTLFAYASMGSRELPDDTLWPEDELIPLSKEGGFAARHVMTSKSGVAVHINAFNFPCWGMLEKLAPTWLAGMPAIVKPATATAQVTQAMVKSIVDSGLVPDGALSLICGGAGDLLDQLDSQDVVTFTGSASTGQSLRIHPNIVANSIPFTMEADSLNCCVLGEDVTPESPEFALFIREVVREMTAKAGQKCTAIRRIIVPNAQVDAVSDALIARLGKVVVGDPAQEGVKMGALVNAEQRADVQEKVNLLVEAGCEVRLGGQADLTAPGAYFPPTLLFCPQPDETPAVHATEAFGPVATLMPYQHADHAMALARAGGGSLAGTLVTADPALARQFIAGAARAHGRIQILNEESAKESTGHGSPLPQLVHGGPGRAGGGEELGGLRAVKHYLQRTAIQGSPTMLAAIGKQWVRGAQVLEDRIHPFRKYFEELQAGDSLLTPRRTMTEADIVNFACLSGDHFYAHMDKIGAAESIFGERVVHGYFVLSAAAGLFVDAGVGPVIANYGLENLRFIEPVKPGDTIQVRLTCKRKTLKKQRSAEEKPTGVVEWAVEVFNQHQTPVALYSILTLVARQHGDFAS; encoded by the coding sequence ATGCAGCAACTAGCCAGCTTCTTGTCCGGTACCTGGCAATCTGGCCGGGGCCGCGCCCGTACGATTCATCACGCCATCCATGGCGAAGCCTTATGGGAAGTCACCAGCGAGGGCCTCGATATGGCGGCAGCTCGCCGGTATGCCATTGATAAAGGGGGAAATGCGCTTCAGGCCATGACCTTTATTGAACGTGCCGCCCTGTTGAAAGCCGTTGCCAAACATTTGCTCGGCGAAAAAGAGACCTTCTATGCGCTCTCCGCGCAAACCGGCGCCACCCGGGCAGACAGTTGGGTCGATATTGAAGGGGGTATTGGTACGCTGTTTGCTTATGCCAGCATGGGCAGCCGTGAACTTCCGGACGATACCCTCTGGCCAGAAGATGAACTGATCCCCCTTTCCAAAGAAGGCGGTTTCGCCGCGCGTCATGTGATGACGTCAAAATCAGGCGTGGCAGTCCACATTAACGCCTTTAACTTCCCGTGCTGGGGCATGCTCGAAAAACTGGCGCCTACCTGGCTTGCCGGGATGCCAGCAATCGTTAAACCGGCGACCGCCACCGCCCAGGTGACACAGGCGATGGTGAAATCGATTGTTGACAGCGGTCTGGTTCCCGACGGCGCCCTCAGCCTGATCTGCGGCGGCGCAGGCGATCTGCTAGACCAGCTCGATAGCCAGGATGTGGTTACATTCACCGGTTCAGCCTCAACCGGTCAGTCGTTGCGTATTCACCCGAACATCGTGGCAAACTCGATCCCCTTCACGATGGAAGCCGACTCGCTGAACTGCTGCGTCCTCGGTGAAGACGTGACGCCGGAAAGCCCGGAATTTGCGCTGTTTATCCGTGAAGTGGTGCGTGAAATGACCGCCAAAGCCGGACAAAAATGTACGGCCATTCGCCGTATCATCGTGCCCAATGCCCAGGTTGACGCGGTCAGCGATGCGTTAATCGCTCGTCTCGGGAAAGTGGTGGTTGGCGATCCGGCTCAGGAAGGCGTCAAAATGGGGGCGCTGGTCAACGCCGAACAGCGTGCCGACGTTCAGGAAAAAGTGAACCTGCTGGTCGAGGCAGGCTGTGAAGTGCGTCTTGGCGGCCAGGCGGATTTAACCGCACCGGGTGCGTATTTCCCGCCGACGCTGCTGTTCTGCCCTCAGCCGGACGAAACCCCGGCGGTACATGCCACAGAAGCCTTCGGTCCTGTCGCGACATTGATGCCGTATCAACACGCCGACCACGCGATGGCGCTGGCACGCGCAGGCGGCGGCAGTCTGGCGGGAACGCTGGTGACGGCAGATCCTGCGCTGGCGCGTCAGTTTATTGCCGGGGCCGCCCGCGCCCATGGCCGTATTCAGATCCTCAATGAAGAATCCGCCAAAGAATCCACCGGTCACGGTTCGCCTCTGCCGCAGCTGGTTCACGGCGGTCCAGGACGTGCTGGCGGTGGTGAAGAGCTGGGCGGTCTGCGCGCAGTGAAACATTACCTGCAACGCACCGCAATTCAGGGCAGCCCAACCATGCTTGCCGCCATTGGCAAACAGTGGGTCCGTGGGGCGCAGGTTCTTGAAGACCGGATCCACCCCTTCCGCAAATACTTCGAAGAGTTGCAGGCCGGCGACAGTTTGCTGACGCCGCGTCGCACCATGACCGAAGCGGACATCGTTAATTTTGCCTGTCTGAGTGGCGATCACTTCTATGCGCACATGGACAAAATCGGCGCGGCGGAATCCATTTTTGGCGAGCGCGTCGTGCACGGTTACTTTGTGCTTTCTGCCGCAGCAGGGCTGTTTGTCGATGCTGGGGTCGGGCCGGTCATCGCCAATTACGGGCTGGAGAACCTGCGCTTTATCGAACCGGTGAAACCTGGCGATACGATTCAGGTTCGTCTGACCTGCAAACGCAAGACCTTGAAAAAACAGCGTTCAGCGGAAGAGAAACCGACAGGCGTCGTCGAATGGGCGGTCGAAGTCTTTAACCAGCACCAGACACCGGTCGCGCTCTACTCCATTCTGACGCTGGTTGCGCGTCAGCACGGGGATTTCGCATCCTGA
- the paaA gene encoding 1,2-phenylacetyl-CoA epoxidase subunit PaaA, translating into MTEEQRFEQRIAQETAIEPQDWMPEAYRKTLIRQIGQHAHSEIVGMLPEGNWITRAPTLRRKAILLAKVQDEAGHGLYLYSAAETLGCAREDIYQKMLDGRMKYSSIFNYPTLSWADIGVIGWLVDGAAIVNQVALCRTSYGPYARAMVKICKEESFHQRQGFEACMALAQGSEDQRQMLQDAINRFWWPALMMFGPNDDNSPNSAQSLAWKIKRFGNDELRQRFVDNTVPQVEMLGMTVPDADLRFDAESGHYRFGEIDWQEFNEVINGRGVCNQERLDAKRKAWEEGAWVREAALAHAQKQHACKVA; encoded by the coding sequence GTGACCGAAGAACAACGCTTTGAGCAACGCATAGCGCAGGAGACGGCAATCGAGCCCCAGGATTGGATGCCCGAGGCCTATCGTAAGACGCTGATCCGCCAGATAGGTCAGCATGCGCATTCCGAAATTGTCGGTATGTTGCCGGAAGGCAACTGGATCACCCGTGCGCCGACGCTGCGTCGCAAAGCCATTTTACTGGCGAAGGTGCAGGACGAAGCCGGACACGGTCTGTATCTCTATAGCGCGGCGGAAACCCTGGGCTGCGCCCGGGAAGACATCTATCAGAAGATGCTCGATGGCCGCATGAAATACTCCTCCATCTTTAATTATCCCACCCTGAGCTGGGCGGACATCGGCGTGATCGGCTGGCTGGTTGACGGTGCCGCGATTGTGAACCAGGTGGCGCTGTGCCGTACCTCCTACGGACCGTACGCCCGGGCGATGGTGAAAATATGTAAAGAGGAAAGCTTTCACCAGCGTCAGGGATTCGAAGCCTGCATGGCCCTGGCACAGGGGAGCGAGGATCAGCGTCAGATGCTCCAGGACGCCATTAACCGTTTCTGGTGGCCGGCGTTGATGATGTTTGGACCGAACGACGATAACTCGCCGAACAGCGCCCAAAGCCTGGCGTGGAAGATCAAACGTTTTGGTAACGACGAACTGCGTCAGCGTTTTGTCGACAACACCGTCCCGCAGGTTGAAATGCTGGGCATGACTGTACCGGATGCGGATCTGCGCTTTGACGCTGAAAGCGGTCACTACCGCTTTGGAGAGATCGACTGGCAGGAGTTCAACGAGGTGATCAACGGCCGCGGCGTCTGCAACCAGGAACGTCTGGATGCCAAACGTAAAGCGTGGGAAGAGGGGGCGTGGGTGCGCGAAGCCGCACTGGCGCATGCGCAAAAACAACACGCCTGCAAGGTCGCTTAA
- the paaB gene encoding 1,2-phenylacetyl-CoA epoxidase subunit PaaB yields the protein MSKVYWPLYEVFVRGKQGLSHRHVGSLHAADDRMALENARDAYTRRSEGCSIWVVKASEIVASQPEERGEFFDPSESKVYRHPTFYTIPDGIEHM from the coding sequence ATGAGCAAAGTTTACTGGCCGTTATATGAAGTTTTTGTTCGCGGTAAGCAGGGATTATCGCACCGCCACGTGGGCAGCCTGCACGCAGCCGACGATCGGATGGCGCTGGAGAATGCGCGTGACGCCTACACCCGCCGCAGCGAAGGGTGTTCGATTTGGGTAGTGAAGGCGAGCGAAATCGTCGCCTCCCAGCCGGAAGAGCGCGGTGAGTTTTTCGACCCGTCGGAGAGCAAGGTGTATCGCCATCCGACGTTTTACACCATCCCCGATGGCATTGAGCACATGTGA
- the paaC gene encoding 1,2-phenylacetyl-CoA epoxidase subunit PaaC gives MKTLTAYTLRLGDNCLILSQRLGAWCGHAPELEIDLALANIGLDLLGQARNFLSYAAELEGTGDEDSLAFGRDERQFRNLLLVEQPNGNFADTLVRQYFIDAWHVALFTRLTLSRDQQLAAIAAKAIKEARYHLRFSRGWLERLGNGTDVSAQKMQQAVNNLWRFTAELFDADEIDIALSDAGIAVHPAQLRAQWEAEVFAGLREATLTTPQEAAYRTGGKKGLHTEHLGPMLAEMQYLQRAYPGQQW, from the coding sequence ATGAAAACGTTAACCGCTTATACCCTGCGTCTGGGTGACAACTGCCTGATTCTGTCACAGCGCCTAGGCGCGTGGTGTGGACATGCGCCGGAGCTGGAGATCGACCTCGCGCTTGCCAACATTGGCCTTGATCTGCTCGGTCAGGCGCGCAATTTCTTAAGTTATGCCGCCGAACTGGAAGGCACCGGCGACGAAGACTCGCTGGCGTTTGGCCGCGATGAGCGCCAGTTCCGCAACCTACTGCTGGTCGAACAGCCAAACGGCAACTTTGCCGACACCCTCGTGCGCCAGTATTTCATTGATGCCTGGCACGTGGCGCTGTTTACCCGTCTCACGCTGAGTCGCGATCAGCAGCTTGCCGCCATCGCCGCTAAAGCCATTAAAGAAGCGCGTTATCACCTGCGTTTCAGCCGCGGCTGGCTGGAGCGTCTGGGCAACGGTACCGACGTGTCGGCGCAAAAAATGCAGCAGGCGGTCAACAATCTCTGGCGCTTTACCGCCGAATTATTCGATGCCGATGAGATTGATATCGCCCTGAGCGACGCCGGTATTGCCGTTCATCCCGCGCAGTTACGTGCGCAGTGGGAAGCGGAAGTGTTCGCCGGATTGCGTGAAGCCACGCTCACGACGCCGCAAGAAGCGGCGTACCGCACAGGCGGTAAAAAAGGGCTGCACACCGAACATCTGGGACCGATGCTGGCGGAAATGCAGTACCTCCAGCGCGCTTATCCTGGTCAGCAGTGGTAA
- the paaD gene encoding 1,2-phenylacetyl-CoA epoxidase subunit PaaD has translation MQRLAEVAPAQIREIWNLLSAIPDPEIPVLTITDLGMVRSVAPQGEGWVIGFTPTYSGCPATEHLIGAIREAMTTHGFTPVHIVLRLDPAWTTDWMTPDARERLRQYGISPPVGHSCHAHLPAEVSCPRCGSVHTSLISEFGSTACKALWRCDSCREPFDYFKCI, from the coding sequence ATGCAACGTCTGGCAGAAGTAGCCCCGGCACAAATACGCGAAATCTGGAATCTGCTTAGCGCGATCCCGGACCCGGAAATTCCGGTGCTGACCATTACCGATCTCGGCATGGTGCGCAGCGTCGCACCGCAGGGAGAAGGTTGGGTTATTGGCTTTACACCGACCTATTCCGGCTGCCCGGCGACGGAACATCTGATTGGCGCTATCCGCGAGGCGATGACGACGCACGGTTTTACCCCCGTTCACATTGTACTGCGCCTCGATCCGGCCTGGACGACCGACTGGATGACGCCGGATGCCCGTGAACGTCTGCGCCAGTACGGCATCAGCCCGCCGGTTGGACACAGTTGCCATGCGCATCTTCCGGCCGAGGTGAGCTGTCCGCGCTGCGGCAGCGTTCACACGTCGCTTATCAGTGAATTTGGTTCAACGGCCTGCAAAGCGCTCTGGCGCTGCGATAGCTGCCGTGAACCCTTCGATTATTTCAAATGTATTTGA
- the paaE gene encoding 1,2-phenylacetyl-CoA epoxidase subunit PaaE codes for MTTFHSLTVAKVEPETRDAVTITFAVPPALQDAYRFRPGQHLTLKAQLAGTELRRCYSICRSLNPGEISVAVKAIEGGRFSRYARDEIKQGMTLEVMVPQGHFGYQPQAQRSGRYLAIAAGSGITPMLAILSATLQTETASEFTLIYGNRSSQSMMFRQALADLKDKYPQRLQLVCVFSQETMDSDLLHGRIDGEKLTALATHLVDYSQFDAAFICGPAAMMDEAEVTLKALGMPEKAIHLERFNTPGSAVKRTTSVQTEGQKVTVRQDGRDREITLSADDESILDAALRQGADLPYACKGGVCATCKCKVVRGKVDMVTNYSLEPDELAAGYVLSCQALPLTSDVVVDFDAKGMA; via the coding sequence ATGACAACGTTTCATTCCTTAACGGTGGCAAAAGTAGAACCCGAAACCCGCGATGCGGTGACCATCACCTTTGCGGTGCCGCCCGCGTTACAGGACGCGTATCGCTTTCGTCCAGGCCAACATCTGACGCTCAAAGCCCAGCTGGCAGGGACGGAGTTACGTCGCTGCTATTCCATCTGCCGGAGCCTGAATCCGGGCGAGATAAGCGTGGCGGTTAAAGCTATCGAGGGCGGACGCTTCTCCCGCTATGCCCGCGACGAAATCAAACAAGGTATGACGCTTGAGGTAATGGTACCGCAGGGCCATTTCGGCTATCAGCCGCAAGCCCAGCGTAGCGGACGCTATCTGGCGATTGCCGCAGGTTCCGGCATCACGCCGATGCTGGCGATTTTGTCTGCCACCCTGCAAACCGAAACCGCCAGCGAGTTCACGCTGATTTACGGTAACCGTAGCAGCCAGAGCATGATGTTTCGCCAGGCGCTGGCCGACCTGAAAGATAAATATCCGCAGCGCTTGCAGCTGGTGTGCGTCTTCAGTCAGGAGACGATGGACAGCGATCTGCTGCACGGGCGTATTGACGGTGAGAAATTGACGGCGCTGGCCACGCATCTGGTCGATTACAGCCAGTTTGACGCGGCCTTTATCTGCGGCCCGGCGGCGATGATGGACGAGGCGGAAGTCACGCTTAAAGCGCTCGGCATGCCGGAAAAAGCCATCCATCTGGAGCGGTTCAACACCCCAGGTTCAGCGGTAAAACGCACGACCAGCGTCCAGACTGAAGGGCAGAAAGTGACCGTTCGTCAGGATGGCCGTGACCGCGAAATCACGCTATCTGCCGATGACGAAAGCATTCTTGATGCGGCGCTGCGTCAGGGCGCTGACTTACCGTACGCCTGTAAAGGTGGGGTATGCGCCACCTGTAAATGCAAAGTGGTGCGTGGAAAAGTGGACATGGTCACCAACTACAGCCTGGAGCCGGACGAACTGGCGGCGGGTTATGTCCTGAGCTGTCAGGCGCTGCCGCTGACCAGCGATGTGGTTGTCGACTTTGACGCGAAGGGGATGGCATGA
- the paaF gene encoding 2,3-dehydroadipyl-CoA hydratase PaaF, whose translation MNELIVTRHDHVLQLTLNRPAARNALNNALLAQLASELETAASDSDISVCVVTGNERFFAAGADLNEMAEKDLPATLNDVRVHLWARINAFNKPLIAAVNGYALGAGCELALLCDVVIAGDNARFGLPEITLGIMPGAGGTQRLIRSVGKSLANKMVLTGESITAQQALQSGLVSDVYPAALTLEYALKQAALMARHSPLALQAAKQALRQSQEVPLQAGLAQERQLFTLLSATEDRREGIDAFLQKRSPVFKGR comes from the coding sequence ATGAACGAACTCATTGTCACCCGTCACGACCACGTATTGCAGCTGACGCTGAACCGTCCGGCTGCACGTAATGCCCTGAACAATGCCCTGCTGGCGCAACTGGCGAGCGAACTGGAAACCGCCGCGAGCGACAGCGATATTTCTGTCTGCGTGGTCACCGGTAATGAACGCTTTTTTGCCGCCGGTGCCGATCTGAATGAAATGGCAGAAAAAGATCTGCCCGCCACGCTCAACGACGTGCGCGTCCATCTGTGGGCCCGTATCAACGCCTTTAATAAACCGTTGATCGCTGCGGTCAACGGCTACGCGCTGGGCGCAGGTTGTGAGCTGGCGCTGCTGTGCGATGTGGTGATTGCCGGGGATAACGCCCGTTTTGGTCTGCCGGAGATTACGCTGGGCATTATGCCGGGTGCCGGTGGCACTCAGCGTCTGATCCGCAGCGTCGGGAAATCGCTTGCCAACAAAATGGTGCTGACCGGTGAGAGCATTACCGCCCAGCAGGCGTTGCAGTCGGGTCTGGTCAGTGATGTCTACCCGGCGGCGCTGACGCTGGAGTATGCGTTAAAACAGGCGGCGCTGATGGCGCGCCATTCGCCGCTGGCGCTGCAGGCGGCAAAGCAGGCGCTACGCCAGTCGCAGGAAGTCCCTCTCCAGGCGGGACTGGCGCAAGAACGCCAGCTCTTTACGCTGCTTTCGGCAACGGAAGATCGCCGGGAAGGGATCGACGCATTTTTACAAAAACGCTCACCGGTTTTTAAAGGACGCTAA
- the paaG gene encoding 2-(1,2-epoxy-1,2-dihydrophenyl)acetyl-CoA isomerase PaaG — MMDFILSHVEQGVMTITLNRPERLNSFNDVMHQQLSECLKQAERDDTIRCLLVTGAGRGFCAGQDLNDRNVDPTGPAPDLGMSVERFYNPLVRRLAKLPKPVICAVNGVAAGAGATLALGCDIVIAARSANFVMAFSKLGLVPDCGGTWLLPRVAGRARAMGLALLGDKLSAEQAHHWGMIWQVVDDEKLSDTAQQLALHLASQPTFGLGLIKQALNHAETSTLDAQLDLERDYQRLAGRSADYREGVSAFLAKRSPHFTGK; from the coding sequence ATCATGGATTTCATTCTGAGTCATGTAGAACAGGGCGTGATGACGATTACGCTCAACCGCCCGGAGCGTCTGAACAGTTTTAATGACGTGATGCACCAGCAATTGTCCGAGTGCCTGAAACAGGCCGAGCGCGATGACACCATCCGCTGTCTGCTGGTGACCGGGGCCGGTCGCGGTTTTTGCGCCGGACAGGATCTTAACGACCGTAACGTCGACCCTACCGGACCCGCTCCTGATCTGGGCATGTCGGTGGAACGTTTCTATAACCCGCTGGTGCGCCGTCTGGCGAAACTGCCTAAACCGGTCATCTGTGCGGTGAACGGTGTTGCGGCGGGCGCCGGGGCAACGCTGGCGCTGGGTTGCGATATTGTCATCGCGGCCCGTTCGGCGAATTTTGTGATGGCGTTCAGTAAATTAGGTTTAGTGCCTGATTGCGGTGGCACCTGGCTGTTGCCGCGCGTGGCGGGGCGAGCGCGTGCGATGGGGCTGGCGCTGCTGGGCGACAAGCTGAGCGCAGAGCAGGCGCACCACTGGGGCATGATTTGGCAGGTGGTGGACGATGAAAAACTCTCCGACACCGCACAGCAACTGGCGCTTCATCTGGCGTCGCAGCCCACCTTTGGGCTGGGGTTGATCAAACAGGCGCTCAACCACGCTGAAACCAGCACGCTGGACGCACAGCTCGATCTGGAGCGCGATTACCAGCGCCTGGCGGGCCGAAGCGCGGATTACCGGGAAGGCGTCAGCGCATTTCTCGCCAAACGTTCACCGCACTTCACGGGGAAATAA
- the paaH gene encoding 3-hydroxyacyl-CoA dehydrogenase PaaH, which translates to MMTRIQTVAVIGSGTMGAGIAEVAASHGHQVLLYDISAAAVSRGVDGIRRRLESRVARGKLTAAACETTLARLIPVTDIDSLAAADLVIEAASERLEIKQALFSQLAEICQPHTLLTSNTSSISITAIAASVSHPERVAGLHFFNPAPVMKLVEVVSGLATSEAVVEQLCNLAMSWGKQPVRCQSTPGFIVNRVARPFYSEAWRALEEQVAAPEVIDAALRGGGGFPMGPLELTDLIGQDVNFAVTCSVFNAFWQERRFLPSLVQQELVMAGRLGKKSGHGVYDWRTERAPAEVVGTVSASYGPVKIEKRSDGVTELDDVLLIETQGETAQALALRTGRAVVVVDRMEGDVAIVAAADSNPRSATQKAIYYLQQQGKNVLHIADYPGLLVWRTVAMIVNEALDALQKGVASEQDIDTAMRLGVNYPCGPLAWGERLGWQRLLILLENLQRHYGEERYRPCSLLRQRALLESGYES; encoded by the coding sequence ATGATGACTCGTATACAGACCGTCGCGGTGATTGGCAGTGGCACGATGGGGGCGGGCATTGCAGAAGTTGCCGCCAGCCACGGTCATCAGGTGCTGCTGTATGACATTTCGGCAGCCGCCGTTTCTCGCGGCGTTGACGGCATTCGCCGTCGCCTGGAATCTCGCGTGGCGCGCGGCAAATTAACGGCGGCAGCCTGTGAGACGACGCTGGCGCGGCTGATTCCGGTGACCGATATCGACTCGCTGGCGGCGGCGGATCTGGTGATTGAAGCGGCGTCAGAACGCCTTGAAATAAAACAGGCGCTGTTTTCCCAGCTGGCGGAAATTTGCCAGCCTCATACGCTGTTGACGAGTAACACATCGTCGATCTCCATTACGGCGATCGCCGCCAGCGTTAGCCATCCTGAGCGCGTTGCCGGACTGCATTTTTTCAATCCCGCACCGGTGATGAAGCTGGTTGAAGTCGTCAGCGGATTAGCGACCTCAGAGGCGGTGGTGGAGCAACTGTGTAATCTGGCGATGAGCTGGGGTAAACAACCCGTGCGCTGCCAGTCTACGCCAGGATTTATCGTCAACCGGGTGGCTCGCCCGTTCTATTCGGAAGCCTGGCGCGCGCTGGAAGAACAGGTTGCAGCGCCGGAGGTCATTGATGCCGCGCTGCGTGGCGGCGGTGGTTTCCCGATGGGACCGCTGGAATTGACCGACCTGATCGGTCAGGACGTCAACTTTGCGGTGACCTGCTCGGTGTTTAACGCGTTCTGGCAGGAACGCCGTTTTCTGCCTTCGCTGGTTCAACAAGAACTGGTGATGGCGGGGCGTCTGGGCAAAAAAAGTGGTCACGGCGTCTATGACTGGCGTACCGAACGTGCGCCCGCCGAGGTAGTCGGGACGGTGAGTGCGAGCTACGGCCCGGTGAAGATTGAAAAGAGAAGTGACGGTGTCACTGAGCTTGACGATGTGCTGCTGATTGAAACGCAGGGCGAAACCGCCCAGGCGCTGGCCTTACGCACCGGGCGCGCGGTGGTGGTAGTAGATCGCATGGAAGGCGATGTGGCGATTGTCGCTGCCGCCGACAGCAATCCACGCTCAGCGACGCAAAAAGCCATTTATTACCTGCAGCAGCAGGGGAAAAACGTGCTGCACATCGCGGACTATCCGGGGTTACTGGTCTGGCGTACCGTCGCGATGATCGTGAACGAAGCGCTGGATGCGCTGCAAAAAGGGGTCGCCAGCGAACAGGACATCGATACCGCCATGCGGCTTGGCGTTAATTATCCGTGCGGCCCTCTCGCATGGGGGGAACGTCTCGGCTGGCAACGTCTGCTGATTCTGCTGGAAAACCTGCAACGCCATTACGGTGAAGAACGTTATCGTCCTTGTTCACTGCTGCGCCAGCGTGCGCTTCTGGAGTCTGGTTATGAGTCATAA
- the paaI gene encoding hydroxyphenylacetyl-CoA thioesterase PaaI codes for MSHNAWQNAHAMYENDACAKALGINIIEMGDGFAVLTMTVTPQMLNGYQSCHGGQLFSLADTAFAYACNSQGLAAVASACTIDFLRPGFAGDVLTATAQVRHQGKKTGVYDIEIVNQQQKTVALFRGKSHRTGGTITGEA; via the coding sequence ATGAGTCATAACGCCTGGCAAAACGCCCACGCTATGTACGAGAACGACGCCTGCGCAAAAGCGCTAGGGATCAACATTATTGAGATGGGTGACGGCTTTGCCGTGTTGACGATGACCGTCACGCCGCAAATGTTGAATGGGTATCAGAGCTGTCACGGCGGGCAATTGTTTTCCCTGGCGGATACCGCGTTTGCCTACGCCTGCAACAGTCAGGGTCTGGCGGCGGTGGCCTCGGCCTGCACCATTGATTTTTTACGCCCGGGATTTGCGGGCGATGTTCTGACGGCGACCGCGCAGGTTCGCCATCAGGGCAAAAAAACCGGTGTTTACGATATCGAAATTGTTAACCAACAGCAGAAAACGGTCGCGCTGTTTCGCGGTAAATCTCACCGCACCGGCGGCACCATTACAGGAGAAGCCTGA